A section of the Solea solea chromosome 17, fSolSol10.1, whole genome shotgun sequence genome encodes:
- the LOC131443857 gene encoding UI-like — MVGVCVCVCVCRSIFVHAALLALVVTSQLQSGCIKSLARVCRSLTLTVEAETSKTEAAASNLLNRDMKPLSLLLLLSSVLLSSHLRPAAGRPRALPGWLMDESGHVQAQRLEELLRRVSGVDSSPSSSSAADLLHENILKLLHSRNNPEHAYLQPPQEQAQSDDEDLRTAAVAAQLIKRSENPQLSINLTFDMLRDMIHMAEMERLVADNDRIFGEAGK; from the exons atggtgggtgtgtgtgtgtgtgtgtgtgtgtgtcggtcgATATTTGTCCACGCCGCTCTCCTCGCTCTGgttgtgacgtcacagctgcaGAGCGGATGTATAAAAAGCCTCGCGCGCGTTTGTCGCTCACTGACACTCACTGTGGAAGCGGAGACATCAAAGACTGAAGCCGCAGCCTCTAATCTGCTCAACCGA GACATGAAGccgctctctctgctcctcctcctctcctcggTCCTCCTCTCCTCGCACCTCCGCCCCGCCGCCGGCAGACCGCGCGCCCTCCCTGGCTGGCTCATGGATGAGAGCGGCCACGTTCAGGCGCAGCGGCTGGAGGAACTCCTGCGCAGAGTGTCCGGCGTGGACagctctccttcctcctcctccgccgctGACCTGCTGCACGAGAACATCCTGAAGCTCCTCCACAGCAGGAACAACCCCGAGCACGCGTACCTGCAGCCGCCGCAGGAGCAGGCGCAGAGCGACGACGAGGACCTGAGGacggcggcggtggcggcgcAGCTGATAAAGCGCAGCGAGAACCCGCAGCTGTCCATCAACCTGACCTTTGACATGCTGAGGGACATGATCCACATGGCCGAGATGGAGCGGCTCGTGGCGGACAACGACAGAATTTTCGGCGAAGCCGGGAAGTAA
- the mpv17 gene encoding protein Mpv17 translates to MAGLWKSYQALMTRYPWTVQIVTAGSLVGVGDVVAQQLIERRGLSQHNVHRTAKMMSIGFFFVGPVIGSWYKVLDKIVVGGTKSAAMKKMLLDQLCFAPCFLGAFLTISGALNGLTLDKNVAKLKRDYTDALISNYYLWPPVQIANFYFVPLHHRLAVVQVVAVAWNAYLTWKANKM, encoded by the exons ATGGCTGGCCTGTGGAAATCCTACCAGGCCTTAATGACCAGATATCCCTGGACAGTGCAGATAGTGACTGCAG GGTCTCTGGTGGGCGTCGGTGACGTCGTCGCTCAGCAGCTGATCGAGAGACGAGGACTCTCTCAACACAACGTCCACAGAACGGCCAAGATGATGAGCATCGGCTTCTTTTTCGTC ggTCCAGTCATCGGCAGTTGGTACAAAGTTTTGGACAAAATCGTCGTTGGAGGAACAAAAAGTGCAGCGATGAAGAAAATGCTGCTCGACCag CTGTGTTTCGCTCCGTGTTTCCTCGGCGCGTTCCTCACTATCTCCGGTGCCCTGAACGGACTCACGCTGGACAAGAACGTCGCCAAACTCAAGAGG GACTACACTGACGCTCTGATCTCAAACTACTAC ttgtggCCTCCAGTGCAGATCGCAAATTTCTACTTCGTTCCACTTCACCACAG GTTGGCCGTGGTCCAGGTGGTCGCCGTCGCCTGGAACGCGTACCTGACCTGGAAAGCAAACAAGATGTGA